Genomic DNA from Dehalococcoidia bacterium:
CCGCCAGATGGGGCTGGGCGCGCAAGAACTCGGCCACCCCGTCCTGATGGCCGAAGTTGGTCAGATCGAAGAAATGGGTCACCTTCCGGTCCCACCGAGTGAGGACCCGTATATCGGGGGTAGTGGAGCCCAGGTAGAGGGCACCGCGGTGACCATCCAGAATGGGATGTCGCAGCCTATCACCTATCTCCTTGGCCACTACTGTGTGCAGGCCCAGGGGAGGCACCCTATCACCTCACGTTAGATTGTAGCAGAGCCTGCCACGGCCACCGGCCGCAGCGAGTCCAGGAGCAAGCGCAAAAGCTCGCCGCGCCTCCCTGTGGGGGTGTGCCGCCCCACCACCACACAGGTGGTGGAGCGGAAGAGCACGTCGATGGCCTTCAAACGGTTCTCGGCTAGGGTGCGGCCTGTCTCCGTCCCCTCGATGAGGAGATCGGCGTCCTCCGGCACAAACCCCTCTGAGGCACCCGCCGTGGGTATGACCCTGTACCGCCAGAGATGGCGACTCCGGGCATAATGGTCAGCGATGGCCACGAACTCGGAAGCGATGCGCACCAGTGGCCGCCCCTCCCGACGCCAAAAGGATATGGCTTCCTCCATGGTCTCCACTGGCAAGTCCACGCTCACTACAGCGCTCATGTTAAAGGCCCCTTTGCCCAGGTCCAGGGCCACGGCCACCGGGCTGGACGGGAACCGATAGATATGCTCAAGGAAGCAGTCGCGCCCAGTGAAGGCCAGATCGAAGGCACCCAGGGCCACCATCTGGGGCATATCCTGCGGGCGGATGACCTTGGCCTCGATGCCGTCCCATGGCCCAAGGGGTCTCCTTTCCCCCTCAGCATACCCGGGGAAAGAGAGCCCCGCCTCGGCTAGGGCCCCCAGGACATGAGGCTTTTGGTGGCCATCGGGGAGGGCCACCCGCAACACCTCCCGCTCCCGAGCAGGGGGACGCGGCCTCAGACCTAGCCCTCCCAGGGAAGCCGGTAACCTCATCCCTGGCACGGACGAAAGCCCCAAAGAGGCCAGGGCCGACAGCACCCAGCCCATGTCCAAGGCCTTGATCGCCTGACGATGGGCGATGACCACAGGCGGCCCCTCCAGCACAGCTAGCAGGGGCACAAGCCCCCTCTTGACTACCTCTTCCTCGTGGCTGGCCAAGGCCAGGGCCAGGTCGGCGTCCTCAGGTGGGTAGGCCTCGGCGCTCCCCCAGACGGGGATGATGCGGTATCGGGGCAAGCGCAGGGCCAAGGCCAAGGCCTCCGCCAGATGGGGGAACTCGGTGACGATGCGGGGCTCTGCCAAGCGGGAGAGGTCCGCCAGCGTCTGGGCCGTTGAGGGGGCGGCCATCAGAAAGAGGGTGGGGCCCGCCAAGGGAAGGGACCCCAGCTTCACCACCCCCTGCCGAGGGTTGCGGGCCAAGAACTCTTCCACCCACGCCGCCCCGCAGATACCCACATGGTACTGCCCTAAAGCGATCTGGACGGGTATATCCCGCTCTCGAAAGACCCTCACCCGGGCCCGCCCGTCCAGGGACAGACGATATGACCGCGAGCCTTCGCCGTAGCCAGGTACATCCAGGCCCACCTGGGACAGGAGCTGGGAGATGGGACGGCGCAGCTCCCCCGCTGGCAAGGCTATCTTTATCACTTCTCGGCGCCTCCCGACAAAACGGTCAAGGCCTCATCCACGCTCCCCACCTGCTGACCGGCCGACGCCCCAGCGCCAAAGGCCACCATGCCCTGGGGTCCCACCAGCAGACGGGGCCCTCCCCAAGAGACGCCGCGGGCCAGGGCCACCTGGGCAGGCAAACCTCTCTCCCGTAGGGCGGAGGCGGCTTGAAAGGCCGCAGCTACGGTAGTTGCTGCCCCATCGGCCGGTTCCACCCAAACCGTGGCTGCTGCCACAGGAGGCCTGGTGACCAACGGCAGAAGGCGCCCCATGTACAGGGCGAAGCCGGAGGCGGGGACCTGGCGGCCACACAGCACCTCCACCAGGGCGTCGTAGCGACCGCCTCCCCCCACCACCACATCCCCCACCAAGAGCTGGAACACGGGGCCCGTATAGTACTCGAAATTGCGGACCATGGCCCCCGTCACCGTCGGCACCAGGCCCAGAGCCTCCAGGGTCTCAGCCAAGGCCTCCAGCTCGTCTAGGGGACGGGCGACCTCCGGTAAGGCCTGGGCGAAGGCTGCCCGCAGGTTGCGCACGTAGTTGGCCCCTTGCCCCTCCTCCCTCAGCAAGAGGTCCACCGCGGGCCCCAAGTCAGGGATGCGACCTCGCAGTTGGGCCAGGGCCTCCTGCTCCCCGTCCAGTATGGCGTCGTATAGACGGAGCTGCTCCCCGGCGCTGAGGCCTGTCCTTTCCAGGACCGCCCGCACAAGGCCCGGATGGGAGAGGCGCACCCCCAGGGCGCCCAGCCCCAGCCGGGCTAGCACCTCCCGGCCCAGAAGCACCAGCTCCACGTCCCCCAGGGGCTGCGTATCGCCCAGCAGCTCCACCCCACACTGCCACTCCTCCCTCTCCCCCTCCGTGAAGCGGAAGACGTTCTGTACGTAGAAGAGCTTGGCCAGCGGCGCTCCCATCATATGCTCGATGTAAAGACGGGCCACGGGTATGGTGCTATCGGGGCGCAGTACAACCCTCTCCCCGCTCCAGCCGTCCCAGTCCAGGAAGGAGTAGACTCGGCCCAACATCTGGGCGGAGAGGGTGCCGGCGGCGGTGAACAGAAAGAGGTGTTCAATGGTGGGGGTCCGCACCTCCTGGTAACCCCACTCACGACAGGTGAGGCGAAACACCTCCTCTACTTGCCGGAAGCGCTCCATCTCCTCCGGCAAGAGGTCGTGCATGCCTGGGCAGCGCAACGGCTCTTCCATAGGGCTGCAGACGAGGGACAAGAACATTCTAATGCCCTCGCCCATTAGGGGCAAAAGGGAGGCCATATAATGGAGGCTGAGGCCATCTCTTCATGCGCTGGGCGTTGGCATACGGGCGTCCCCGGGGGGTTTACCTCTGGCCCATCCTTCTGGCCCTCCTTTTGGCCGCCTGCGCCGGGCCTGATGCCCCTCCCGGGGCCGTGCACGTCCTTCAAGCGCAGGGGCAGGTGGGGCCAGTGATGGCCCGCTACATCGGTCGCGGCCTTGGCCATGCCGAGGCCAAGGGGGCCGGGGCAGCAGTGATCCTCCTGGACACCCCCGGAGGCCTCTCCTCCTCCATGGACGACATCGTCAAACGCATCATGGGAGCCAAGGTGCCAGTGGTGGTATACGTGTGGCCGCCAGGGGGCCGAGCCGCTTCCGCTGGCACCTTCATCGTCATGGCCAGCCACGTGGCGGCCATGGCCCCGGGCACCAGCATCGGTGCCGCCACCCCTGTGGCCATAGGGGGCGAGGACCTAGGCGAGACCCTCCAGGACAAGGCCACCAACGACGCCGCCGCCCGCATCCGGGACATCGCCCGCCTCAGGGGCCGCAACGCCAACTGGGCGGAGGCGGCGGTGCGTCAGGCGGCCTCCGCTGGCGCCCAGGACGCCCTGCAGCTAGGGGTGGTGGAACATGTGGCCCCCGACCTGGCTACCCTACTGAAGGAGGTGGATGGCAAGCGCGTCACCTTGCAGGACGGTCGGGTGGTGGAGCTGCGCACCGCCTCCGCGCCCATAACCTTCAATAGAATAAGCCCCGTAGAGCGCTTCCTAGACCTCATCGGCGATCCCAACATCTCCCTGCTCCTTTTGAGCTTAGGGGCGTTGGCCCTCCTTTATGAGATAGTCAATCCAGGGGCCATATTTCCAGGAGTCTTCGGCCTTATCGCCATTATCCTGGGGTTCTTCGCCCTTAGCGTCATCCCCTTCAGCTGGGCGGGGCTGGCCCTCGTCCTGGTGGGCATCGCCCTTCTGGTGTTGGAGGTGTTCGTCACTAGCCACGGCATCTTGGGGGTGGGAGGAGTGGTGGCCCTCATCTTGGGGGCCATGTTCCTCACCCCTGGCAACCCCCGCTTCGCCGGCCCCAGCTTGGAGGTGAACCGCTGGCTGGCCTATGGCCTGGCTGCTGGGATGGGGCTATTTTTTGCCACCATCGTGGTAAACGTGGTGCGCGCCCGGCGTCGTCCCGCCCTGATGGGCCCGGACACCATAATAGGGGAGAAGGGGGTGGCCAGGTCGCCCCTCAACCCCAGAGGGTTCGTGATGATAAAGGGGGAGTACTGGCAGGCAGAGACGGAGGAAGGGGAGGTGCAGCCGGGAGAGGAGGTCATCGTCGTGGGGCGTGAAGGGTTGCGTCTGAAGGTGAGGAAGCGACAAGGAGGTGAGGAAAAATGACCCAACGAGAGGCCGGGGCCCGCATAGCCGATTGGCTAGCCCGTGTGCTGACCATCCTGGGCTATGTCCTGGCCATCCCCCTTTTCTGGATGGCCATCCGCATCGTGCAGGAGTACGAGAGGGGGGTTATATTCCGCCTGGGTCGCTTGGTAGGGGCCAGGGGCCCAGGCCTATTCTTCATCCTCCCCTTCGTCGAGAGGATGGTGAAAGTGGACCTGCGGGTGGTGACCATGGACGTTCCCCGCCAGGAGGCCATCACCCGCGACAACGTCACCGTCAAGGTAGATGCCGTCATCTACTTCCGCGTAGTGAACCCCGAGGACGCGGTGGTGAAGGTGGCCGATTACATCCGGGCCACCTCGCTTATCTCCCAGACCACCCTGCGTAACGTCATCGGCCAGTCGGAGCTGGACGAGCTCCTATCGCGGCGGGAGCAGGTGAACATGCGGCTGCAGCAGATCATCGACGAGGCCACCGAACCTTGGGGAGTGAAGGTGACGGCGGTGGAGGTGCGGGACGTCATCCTCGCTCCCGAGATGGTGCGGGCCATCGCCCGCCAGGCGGAGGCGGAGCGAGAGCGACGGGCCAAGGTCATCAACGCTGAGGGCGAGTTCCAGGCCGCCCAACGCCTGGCCGAGGCCGCCCAGGTCATGGCCCAGAACCCCATCACCGTGCAGCTCCGCTTCCTGCAAACCCTCTCGGAGATCTCCACCGAGCGCAACAGCACCATAGTCTTTCCCATCCCCATCGACCTCATCCAGGCCTTTGTCGACCGGACACGGGGAGGGCCAAGGGGCAGCTAGCCACGCAGGGTGACATCACCGGCTTCGACGGCCACCAGGGTGCCGTCGGGGCGGCGCACCAGCAGGTGGCCTTGGGTATCCACGTCCTCGGCCAGCCCCTCTATCACTTCCTGGCCCCGGGAAACCCGCACCTGCTGCCCTAGGGTGATGAGCCGCTCCCGCCACCGCCGCCACACCTCCTCTGGCGATGCGCCCTCCAAGAGGGCCTCCAGATGGTTAAGGATGGCAGCGAGAACCTCCTCCCTGGCCACCTCCCGCCCCAGCTCGTGCCGCAGACTGGTGGCCACCTCGGCCAGCTCGGGGAAGCTGGCTATATCCATGTTCACGTTGACCCCGATGCCCACCAAGGAGTAGAGCACCTCATCACCCCTTATCTCCGTCTCGATGAGGACGCCGGCCACCTTCCGCCTCCCGAGCCAGACATCGTTGGGCCACTTTATGCCCGCCCGCAGGGGGGTTGTCTCCTCCAACGCCCGGGCCACGGCCAGGGGGGCCGCCATGGCCAGCTGGGCCACTTGGGTCCTTGGGGGGCGGAGCACCACCGTCAGATAGAGGTTCTGGCCGGGCGGCGAGACCCACGACCGGCCCAAGCGCCCCCGGCCGGCTGTCTGCTCGTCGGCCACCACTACCGTGCCGGGAGGGGCACCAGCCTCCGCCTCCCGTCGGGCCGCGTCCTGCGTGGAGGAGGTGATGGTGCAGTATATGAGGGAGCGACCAAGCCAGCGGGTGGTGAGGCGCTCCTGCAAATGGGGCAAATGGAGCCAGGTCATATCATACCCCCTTCATGCGACGCAGGAAGGCGCGGGCCACCTCCCGGTCGTCACACGGGTAGGAAGAGGAGCCAGCGTAGACATGGGTCTCGTGCCCTTTGCCCGCCAGAACCACCACATCCCCCTCCCCAGCCATGCTCAGGGCATGGGCAATGGCCTGGCGGCGGTCCGGCACCACCAGGTAGTCGCGCCCCTCCTCCCGCCCCGCCTCCTGCAGGCCAGCCACTATCTCCTGGAATATGGACTCTCGCTCCTCATCGTAAGGGTTGTCGTCGGTGACGATGACGTAGTCCGCCATCTGGCCAGCGATGCGCCCCATAGGCCGGCGGCGATGGCGGTCTCGCCCCCCAATACAGCCGAACACGAGGACGACCCTGCCCCGCGCGCTCTGGCGGGCCAAGGCGAGCAGGCGGGCCAGGGCCTGGGGGGCGTGAGCATAATCCACCACCACCGGGAAAGGCTGCCCTTCGTCCACCAGCTCCAGACGCCCGGGAGCTCCCCGCCAAGAAGCCAGGCCCTGTGCCACCACCGGCAGGGGAAGGCCCATGGCCAGGGCGGTGGCCGTCCCCGCCAGGGCCCCCATCACCCCCGCTTCCCCCGGGACGGCCACCTCTACCTCCGTTTCCCCCCAAGGTGTGCGGAGATGGAAGGCCACCCCCCAACCCCGAGGTCGCACGTCCAGAGCCCGCACCTGGGCCCCTGGGCCCAGGCCATAGGTCAGCACCTCGGCTTGGGTGAGGGAGCGGAAGTAGGACCAACTGGGGTCATCGGCGTTGAGGATGGCCCACTTCCCCACGCCCTTGCTGGGGGCCTCGTCCAGCAGGGAGAAGAGACGGCCCTTGGCGGCGCGATAAGCTTCCCAGGAGCCATGGAAGTCCAAGTGATCCTCCCCCAGATGGGTCATGACCGCCACGTCGAAGTAGGCGTCCTCCACACGGCGGAGGGCTAGCCCATGGGATGTGCACTCTACCACAGCATATCGGCACCCATGAGCCACCATGGCTGCTAGGGCCGCCTGCAGCTCGGGGGCCTCAGGGGTGGTACGGCCCTCCCAACCCTCCAGGCCAAGGCCCACATCCATCCCTGCCGTGCCCATGAGCCCCACCTGGTGGCCGTCATATCGTAAGAGGTGAGCAATAAGGTGAACCAGGCTCGTCTTCCCATCGGTTCCCGTCACGCCGATGACGGTAAGCCTCATAGCGGGGAAGCCGTGGAAGGCGGCCGCCAACCGGGAGAGAGCTGCGCGGGCATCCTCCACCACTAAGGTGGGCACCCCGTCCTCGCGCAGCCCCTCCACCCACTGAGGGTGGTCGGCCTGGACCGCCACAGCGGCCGCCCCCCTCTCCAAGGCCTGGGGGATGAAGAGGTGGCCGTCCCACCGCAGGCCGGGGACGGCCACGAACAACTCCCCTGCCCTTATGCGCCGGGAATCGTAAGCGATGCCTGTGACCGTCACATCGGGGCCCTGGAAACGGGCGCCGGGGACATGGGCAGCTAGGGAGCGCAAGGAGAGCATGTCCCAAGGCCTCCAAGTGGGGGGGCAGTGGGCCTATAAGCCGGGTTCTGTAGTCGCCCCCTAAGGGGCGACCGGTGGTCATCAATCTGGGCCTCCCCTTACGGAGAGGCTCAAGCGGCCTACCCGAGGGCATCGGGCCGGGCATCCCTAGGCCCCAAAAGGGGCTCGCCCTCCTATTTGGCCTTGCTCCGCGTGGGGTTTGGCCAGCCGGCAGGTCGCCCTGCCGCTGGTGGGCTCTTACCCCACCTTTTCACCCTTACCGCCGGAATCCCGGCGGCGGTATGGTTTCTGTGCCACTTTCCGCGGGTCGCCCCGCCTGGGCGTTACCCAGCACGCTGCCCGGTGGAGCCCGGACTTTCCTCCCCCCGCTCACAGGCGGGGGGCGACCACCCGGCCCACTGTGCCCCCGCCACCTATCATCATTTTACAGCGCCAGCGTTGCCCGAAGACGCGCCCCAAACCCAAGGCCATTATCAGGGGACACTCGTGCCGGCCTGAGAGCTAGTGGCCACTAGCTCTTGGAAGAAACGGACGATGTCGCCCTCGGGGCTTCCTGCCCTAAACACCCCCTTCACACCCATGGCCCGTAGCCAGGCCTCGTCCTCCTCGCTGAGCACACCTCCACCCACCACCACCGGGATGGCCAGGCCCTCCTCCTCTAGCCTCCTCAAGAGCTGGGGCACATAGGTGCGGAACTCCCAGGAATAACAGCTGATGCCTATGGCCTGCACGCCTTCCTCCAAGGCCGCCCTCACGATGGAATCGGGGGTCTGAAAGCGTCCCAGATAGACCACCTCGAAGCCGGCATCGCGAAGGACGCGGGACACGGTGAGGGCGCCCACCTCATGCTGGTCCATGCCCAGGAGCGATATGAGGACCTTGGCCATGGCCTCCTCCTAGAGCGCCAAGAGCCTCTCCTCCAGAGGGCTGTAGGGCGCCTGATACGCCGTTCGCACCGCCCCAGCGATCTCCCCCATGGTGGCCCCTACCTTAAGGGCCTCCATGATGGGGAAGACCAGGTTGGCCGAGGGCTCACGCGCCGTGGAGGCGA
This window encodes:
- a CDS encoding slipin family protein; protein product: MAIRIVQEYERGVIFRLGRLVGARGPGLFFILPFVERMVKVDLRVVTMDVPRQEAITRDNVTVKVDAVIYFRVVNPEDAVVKVADYIRATSLISQTTLRNVIGQSELDELLSRREQVNMRLQQIIDEATEPWGVKVTAVEVRDVILAPEMVRAIARQAEAERERRAKVINAEGEFQAAQRLAEAAQVMAQNPITVQLRFLQTLSEISTERNSTIVFPIPIDLIQAFVDRTRGGPRGS
- a CDS encoding UDP-N-acetylmuramoyl-L-alanyl-D-glutamate--2,6-diaminopimelate ligase, yielding MLSLRSLAAHVPGARFQGPDVTVTGIAYDSRRIRAGELFVAVPGLRWDGHLFIPQALERGAAAVAVQADHPQWVEGLREDGVPTLVVEDARAALSRLAAAFHGFPAMRLTVIGVTGTDGKTSLVHLIAHLLRYDGHQVGLMGTAGMDVGLGLEGWEGRTTPEAPELQAALAAMVAHGCRYAVVECTSHGLALRRVEDAYFDVAVMTHLGEDHLDFHGSWEAYRAAKGRLFSLLDEAPSKGVGKWAILNADDPSWSYFRSLTQAEVLTYGLGPGAQVRALDVRPRGWGVAFHLRTPWGETEVEVAVPGEAGVMGALAGTATALAMGLPLPVVAQGLASWRGAPGRLELVDEGQPFPVVVDYAHAPQALARLLALARQSARGRVVLVFGCIGGRDRHRRRPMGRIAGQMADYVIVTDDNPYDEERESIFQEIVAGLQEAGREEGRDYLVVPDRRQAIAHALSMAGEGDVVVLAGKGHETHVYAGSSSYPCDDREVARAFLRRMKGV
- a CDS encoding nodulation protein NfeD — its product is MRWALAYGRPRGVYLWPILLALLLAACAGPDAPPGAVHVLQAQGQVGPVMARYIGRGLGHAEAKGAGAAVILLDTPGGLSSSMDDIVKRIMGAKVPVVVYVWPPGGRAASAGTFIVMASHVAAMAPGTSIGAATPVAIGGEDLGETLQDKATNDAAARIRDIARLRGRNANWAEAAVRQAASAGAQDALQLGVVEHVAPDLATLLKEVDGKRVTLQDGRVVELRTASAPITFNRISPVERFLDLIGDPNISLLLLSLGALALLYEIVNPGAIFPGVFGLIAIILGFFALSVIPFSWAGLALVLVGIALLVLEVFVTSHGILGVGGVVALILGAMFLTPGNPRFAGPSLEVNRWLAYGLAAGMGLFFATIVVNVVRARRRPALMGPDTIIGEKGVARSPLNPRGFVMIKGEYWQAETEEGEVQPGEEVIVVGREGLRLKVRKRQGGEEK
- a CDS encoding biotin--[acetyl-CoA-carboxylase] ligase, coding for MTWLHLPHLQERLTTRWLGRSLIYCTITSSTQDAARREAEAGAPPGTVVVADEQTAGRGRLGRSWVSPPGQNLYLTVVLRPPRTQVAQLAMAAPLAVARALEETTPLRAGIKWPNDVWLGRRKVAGVLIETEIRGDEVLYSLVGIGVNVNMDIASFPELAEVATSLRHELGREVAREEVLAAILNHLEALLEGASPEEVWRRWRERLITLGQQVRVSRGQEVIEGLAEDVDTQGHLLVRRPDGTLVAVEAGDVTLRG
- the hisG gene encoding ATP phosphoribosyltransferase, which translates into the protein MIKIALPAGELRRPISQLLSQVGLDVPGYGEGSRSYRLSLDGRARVRVFRERDIPVQIALGQYHVGICGAAWVEEFLARNPRQGVVKLGSLPLAGPTLFLMAAPSTAQTLADLSRLAEPRIVTEFPHLAEALALALRLPRYRIIPVWGSAEAYPPEDADLALALASHEEEVVKRGLVPLLAVLEGPPVVIAHRQAIKALDMGWVLSALASLGLSSVPGMRLPASLGGLGLRPRPPAREREVLRVALPDGHQKPHVLGALAEAGLSFPGYAEGERRPLGPWDGIEAKVIRPQDMPQMVALGAFDLAFTGRDCFLEHIYRFPSSPVAVALDLGKGAFNMSAVVSVDLPVETMEEAISFWRREGRPLVRIASEFVAIADHYARSRHLWRYRVIPTAGASEGFVPEDADLLIEGTETGRTLAENRLKAIDVLFRSTTCVVVGRHTPTGRRGELLRLLLDSLRPVAVAGSATI
- a CDS encoding ATP phosphoribosyltransferase regulatory subunit — translated: MEEPLRCPGMHDLLPEEMERFRQVEEVFRLTCREWGYQEVRTPTIEHLFLFTAAGTLSAQMLGRVYSFLDWDGWSGERVVLRPDSTIPVARLYIEHMMGAPLAKLFYVQNVFRFTEGEREEWQCGVELLGDTQPLGDVELVLLGREVLARLGLGALGVRLSHPGLVRAVLERTGLSAGEQLRLYDAILDGEQEALAQLRGRIPDLGPAVDLLLREEGQGANYVRNLRAAFAQALPEVARPLDELEALAETLEALGLVPTVTGAMVRNFEYYTGPVFQLLVGDVVVGGGGRYDALVEVLCGRQVPASGFALYMGRLLPLVTRPPVAAATVWVEPADGAATTVAAAFQAASALRERGLPAQVALARGVSWGGPRLLVGPQGMVAFGAGASAGQQVGSVDEALTVLSGGAEK
- a CDS encoding cobalamin-dependent protein (Presence of a B(12) (cobalamin)-binding domain implies dependence on cobalamin itself, in one of its several forms, or in some unusual lineages, dependence on a cobalamin-like analog.), whose translation is MAKVLISLLGMDQHEVGALTVSRVLRDAGFEVVYLGRFQTPDSIVRAALEEGVQAIGISCYSWEFRTYVPQLLRRLEEEGLAIPVVVGGGVLSEEDEAWLRAMGVKGVFRAGSPEGDIVRFFQELVATSSQAGTSVP